A genomic window from Alphaproteobacteria bacterium includes:
- the purB gene encoding adenylosuccinate lyase, translating into MIPRYSRPQMTTIWEAENKFRIWFEIEAHACDAQAKLGVIPEAAAQAVWERGKFDIARIDEIEAVTKHDVIAFLTNLAEYVGDEARFVHQGMTSSDVLDTTLSVQLKQAADLLLEDLDILLDVLKRRALETKDMVCVGRSHGIHAEPVTMGLKFARFYAEMHRNRIRLKAARDEIATCAISGAVGTFANIDPFVEEYVAKQLDLAIEPVSTQVIPRDRHAQFFATLGVIASSVENIAVEIRHLQRTEVLEAEEYFSAGQKGSSAMPHKRNPVLSENLTGLARLVRGYVTPALENVALWHERDISHSSVERMIGPDATVTLDFALARLTVMLDKLIVYPERMEENMNKLGGLVFSQRVLLALTQAGVSREDAYRLVQRNAMKVWEQGKDFLTELNADGEVTAALPRDKLEALFDLNYHTKHVDTIFKRVFES; encoded by the coding sequence ATGATACCCCGCTATTCTCGCCCGCAAATGACCACTATCTGGGAAGCCGAAAACAAGTTTCGCATTTGGTTTGAAATTGAAGCCCATGCTTGCGATGCCCAAGCCAAATTGGGCGTTATTCCTGAGGCTGCCGCACAAGCAGTATGGGAGCGTGGAAAATTTGATATTGCGCGTATTGATGAGATTGAAGCGGTTACCAAACACGATGTCATCGCATTTCTCACCAACTTGGCAGAATATGTGGGCGACGAAGCGCGGTTTGTGCATCAGGGCATGACCAGCTCCGATGTGCTGGACACCACCCTTTCGGTACAACTCAAACAAGCAGCAGATCTGTTGCTGGAAGATCTCGATATTTTACTCGATGTCTTAAAACGCCGCGCACTAGAAACCAAAGACATGGTATGCGTTGGCCGCAGCCATGGTATCCATGCAGAGCCGGTGACAATGGGGCTGAAATTTGCACGTTTCTATGCAGAAATGCACCGTAACCGCATTCGCCTGAAAGCGGCTCGTGATGAAATAGCCACCTGTGCCATTTCGGGCGCCGTAGGCACATTTGCTAATATCGATCCGTTTGTAGAAGAATATGTCGCCAAGCAACTCGATCTTGCCATAGAGCCAGTTTCTACTCAGGTGATTCCCCGTGATCGTCATGCCCAGTTTTTTGCAACTTTGGGGGTAATTGCCTCTTCGGTAGAAAATATTGCAGTCGAGATACGCCACCTGCAACGCACAGAGGTACTAGAAGCTGAAGAATATTTCTCAGCTGGGCAAAAAGGTAGTAGCGCCATGCCGCACAAGCGCAATCCGGTGCTAAGCGAAAACCTCACCGGCTTAGCGCGGTTGGTGCGTGGTTATGTTACCCCCGCCTTGGAAAATGTGGCATTGTGGCACGAGCGCGATATATCGCATTCATCAGTAGAACGGATGATTGGCCCCGATGCCACCGTTACTCTCGATTTTGCTCTCGCACGCCTCACTGTTATGCTGGATAAACTCATAGTGTATCCAGAACGCATGGAAGAAAACATGAACAAACTGGGCGGATTAGTGTTTTCACAGCGCGTATTGCTGGCGCTTACTCAAGCCGGCGTAAGCCGCGAAGATGCCTATCGTCTGGTGCAACGCAACGCCATGAAAGTATGGGAACAGGGAAAGGATTTCTTAACCGAGCTAAATGCCGATGGCGAAGTAACCGCTGCACTGCCACGTGATAAGCTTGAGGCCCTGTTTGACCTTAACTATCACACAAAGCATGT
- a CDS encoding DNA-3-methyladenine glycosylase encodes MSQLNIPAFWQQSIVELSAADPIMASIIASYEGETLVGKGNAFLTLARAIVGQQISVKAADAVWFRLEAGLDSHITPEQILSKTEEELRGFGLSRQKALYLHDLSRYFNDQQYTIKNWSHMSDDELISSLTSIRGIGRWTAEMFLIFHLLRPDVFPVDDIGLQKAVWKHYFAGEKQPLKILRNHGELWRPWRSVATWYLWRSLDPVAVAY; translated from the coding sequence TCCCAACTCAATATTCCAGCATTCTGGCAACAAAGCATTGTCGAATTATCAGCTGCTGATCCTATAATGGCGAGCATTATCGCAAGCTATGAGGGAGAAACGCTGGTTGGAAAAGGCAATGCCTTCCTCACTCTCGCCCGCGCTATTGTAGGGCAGCAAATCTCTGTAAAGGCCGCCGATGCCGTATGGTTTCGGCTTGAAGCGGGATTAGATTCGCACATCACACCAGAACAAATTTTAAGTAAAACCGAAGAAGAGTTGCGTGGTTTTGGTTTATCGCGCCAAAAAGCCCTGTATTTGCACGATCTGTCGCGCTATTTCAACGATCAACAATACACCATAAAAAATTGGTCGCACATGAGCGATGATGAATTAATTTCCAGCCTCACCTCTATACGCGGCATAGGCCGCTGGACGGCAGAAATGTTTCTGATATTTCATTTGTTACGCCCCGATGTGTTCCCTGTGGATGACATTGGCCTACAAAAAGCAGTTTGGAAACACTATTTTGCTGGCGAAAAACAACCCCTAAAAATTCTGCGTAACCATGGAGAGCTATGGCGCCCTTGGCGTAGCGTTGCTACTTGGTATTTATGGCGTAGCCTCGATCCGGTAGCGGTAGCCTATTAA
- a CDS encoding lysozyme, whose amino-acid sequence MAKREINSAGLELIKSFEGLRLEPYEDAGGKLTIGYGHLIKPGEYFTAITEEEAHALLREDVRVAEAYVKRYVHVKLNHNQFSALGSRGYNIGPGNFRNSTMLTLLNMGKGDRAASEFPRWNKVGTTTLRGLTRRRLAEQSLFES is encoded by the coding sequence ATTGCAAAACGCGAAATCAATAGCGCAGGGTTGGAGTTAATTAAATCTTTCGAAGGCTTGCGGTTAGAGCCTTATGAAGACGCTGGTGGCAAACTCACCATAGGCTATGGCCATCTCATTAAACCCGGCGAATATTTTACCGCTATTACCGAAGAAGAAGCCCATGCCTTATTGCGCGAAGATGTGCGTGTAGCCGAGGCATATGTAAAACGTTATGTACATGTAAAACTCAACCACAACCAGTTTTCGGCATTGGGTTCGCGGGGATATAACATTGGCCCGGGTAACTTCCGCAACAGCACCATGCTGACATTGCTCAATATGGGCAAAGGCGATCGCGCAGCCAGTGAGTTCCCGCGCTGGAACAAAGTAGGCACCACCACATTACGCGGATTAACCCGCAGACGCCTTGCCGAACAATCCTTGTTTGAAAGCTAA